Within Bacteroidales bacterium, the genomic segment CCAGATATTATTGTTGACTCGGGTGTGAGAAGAAAAATACTGCTTATTCTCAAAGAAGCTGTTAATAATTCAATTAAGCATTCTTATGGTGATTTAATTTTACTGAAGTTTTTATTGTCAGATCAGTCTTTTTGCATTGATATTTCTGACAACGGCAAAGGATTTCAGGGGAAAATAAATCCTATTGGGAATGGGCTTAGAAATATGCGGCAACATGCAGATGAAATAGGATGCAAAATTGATTATTGTTCCGATAGTAGTGGTTTTAAAATTACCATAAAAGGTAATATCGAAATTTTTACTACTAAAGTAGTAAAGAACAAATAAAAACAAGAGTTTACTTTAACCAATGCAAAAAAAAATTGTAATAGTAGAAGATAACGATGAAATCCGATTCAGATTTATTGATATATTTTCAAAAACTGATGATATTGAATGTATAGGCGTTTATTCAAATGCCGAAGACTTTATTTCCGAATTCAGCCTTCTAAAGCCTGATATTGTTTTTATGGATATTCAGCTTCCAGGGATTAGCGGTATTGATTGCATTCGGCAACTAAAAAGTTATCATAACGAGACGCACTTTATCATTTTCACCATTTTCGAAAACAGTGAAAATATTTTTAACGCAATAAAGGCCGGTGCAACGGGATATTTACTTAAAAGCACTCCCGCTGATAAGCTTATTTCTTCTGTTTATGAAATATTACGGGGTGAATCACCCATGTCTGGCTCCATTGCCATGAAGGTAATAAAAGCTTTCCAGACACCCGAATCCTCAGATTTTGATTCATTGTCGCAAAGAGAACAAACCATTTTGCAATATCTCACCAAAGGGTACCGATACAAAGATATAGCCGAAGTATTATTTATAAGTACCGAAACGGTCAGAACCCATATAAGAAACATATACGAAAAACTACAGGTAAATTCGCGTTATGAATTATTTAATAAAACAGGAATTTCGCATATATCTGAAAACGCAAAATATATCAGTTCAAACGTTAAACCTGAAGATGAAGAAGCCTGCTATTATAAACTTCAGAATGTTTTTGAAGTGGAAAAATTGTTTCTTAAAGAGAAGCTTTCTATAAGTGAGCTAGCTGAAATAGTAAACTACCCTGTCTATATTGTGTCACAAACAATAAACAAAAAGTTTAAAATGGGCTTTTTCGATATTGTCAATCATTACAGGGTTCTGCATGCTATTCAATTATTAAAAGACCTGCAGAATAATATTTCTATCGAAGGAATTGGTTATCAATGCGGATTTACATCAAGAACAGCATTTTACAAAGCTTTTAAAAAAGAAACCGGAAGTTCTCCCGGCGAATATTTTGCATTTTCACAAAACCAAAAGCAGTTTTAAATTAGTTTGTCAACTTTTATAAAGCTTTACACCAAAGTTATATTTTAATATGACCTTTGCCAAAAAGAAGGTCAATGAATAAAATTTTGTTTTTTGTACTTTTAATAAGCAGTTTACCAACCTTTAGTACAAACACACAGGAAGACATCTTAAACCATGATTCTGCATCAATCATGTTAACTCCTCTTTCAGCATCTCATATCCGGTGGAAAGACTGGGATTATAAAGGTTATATCGGCATTACTCCTGTTTATTTAAACACACACAGCTTCAGTCTAGGTTTTGGTGCGGAAGGCGAATTTGCCCTACCTAAAATGCTATCATTCAGGGCTAATTTCTCACGAAACTACTTTGAGCTTGATAAAAGCGGCAAAAAGCCATATATGTTAGACCTGGGGATCAGTTTTCACCCTATTGAATGGATAGGTAATGCAAGCTATTCCGAATCAAAAGTCAACGGCGCTTACCAGATATCATATGACGGAGGCCAGACATGGCATGAC encodes:
- a CDS encoding response regulator — encoded protein: MQKKIVIVEDNDEIRFRFIDIFSKTDDIECIGVYSNAEDFISEFSLLKPDIVFMDIQLPGISGIDCIRQLKSYHNETHFIIFTIFENSENIFNAIKAGATGYLLKSTPADKLISSVYEILRGESPMSGSIAMKVIKAFQTPESSDFDSLSQREQTILQYLTKGYRYKDIAEVLFISTETVRTHIRNIYEKLQVNSRYELFNKTGISHISENAKYISSNVKPEDEEACYYKLQNVFEVEKLFLKEKLSISELAEIVNYPVYIVSQTINKKFKMGFFDIVNHYRVLHAIQLLKDLQNNISIEGIGYQCGFTSRTAFYKAFKKETGSSPGEYFAFSQNQKQF